The following are encoded in a window of Kitasatospora fiedleri genomic DNA:
- a CDS encoding aldo/keto reductase: MEQRQLGRTGLRVSRLGLGTLTWGRDTDEHEAAEQLKAFVDAGGTLVDTADVYADGGAEYLLSRLTDGLVPRSELVIATKAGALPGTRRHDTSRGHLLNALDGSLRRLNTDHVDLWQVHAHDPVTPTEETLHALDLAVSSGRARYVGVCQYSGWQLAKSAARQHALPGSTPLASVQLEYSLLQRGIEREALPAAQDAGVGLLACSPLGRGVLTGKYRHGVPPESRGASPHPTGSVQPYLGETSRRIVDALATAADGLASTPLKVALAWVRDRPGVSATLLGARTAAQLQSSLSVEALTLPGEIRAALDDVSAPVHRYPDQGWTEL, encoded by the coding sequence ATGGAACAGCGACAGCTCGGCCGGACCGGCCTGCGGGTCTCCCGGCTCGGCCTGGGCACCCTCACCTGGGGCCGGGACACCGACGAGCACGAGGCCGCCGAGCAGTTGAAGGCGTTCGTGGACGCGGGCGGCACCCTGGTCGACACCGCCGACGTGTACGCGGACGGCGGCGCCGAGTACCTGCTGTCCCGGCTGACCGACGGGCTGGTCCCGCGCTCCGAGCTGGTGATCGCCACCAAGGCGGGCGCGCTGCCCGGCACCCGCCGCCACGACACCTCCCGCGGCCACCTGCTGAACGCCCTGGACGGCTCGCTGCGCCGCCTGAACACCGACCACGTCGACCTGTGGCAGGTGCACGCGCACGACCCGGTCACCCCCACCGAGGAGACCCTGCACGCGCTCGACCTGGCGGTCTCCTCCGGCCGGGCCCGGTACGTCGGGGTCTGCCAGTACAGCGGCTGGCAGCTCGCCAAGTCCGCGGCCCGCCAGCACGCGCTGCCCGGCTCCACCCCGCTGGCCTCGGTCCAGTTGGAGTACTCGCTGCTCCAGCGCGGCATCGAACGCGAGGCGCTGCCCGCCGCGCAGGACGCCGGGGTCGGCCTGCTGGCCTGCTCGCCGCTCGGCCGGGGCGTGCTGACCGGCAAGTACCGGCACGGCGTGCCCCCCGAGTCGCGCGGCGCCTCCCCGCACCCCACCGGCTCGGTCCAGCCCTACCTGGGCGAGACCTCCCGGCGGATCGTGGACGCGCTGGCCACCGCCGCCGACGGGCTCGCCTCCACCCCGCTCAAGGTGGCGCTCGCCTGGGTCCGCGACCGCCCGGGCGTGTCGGCCACCCTGCTGGGCGCCCGCACCGCCGCCCAGCTGCAGTCCTCGCTGTCGGTCGAGGCCCTTACGCTTCCGGGTGAGATCCGCGCTGCGCTGGACGACGTGTCCGCCCCGGTGCACCGCTACCCGGACCAGGGCTGGACGGAGCTGTAG
- a CDS encoding LLM class F420-dependent oxidoreductase, with amino-acid sequence MRLGINLGYWGLGLDADNIAVAQEADRLGYSVCWAAEAYGSDAATVLSYVAAKTERIDVGSAIFQIPARTPAMTAMTAATLDTLSGGRFRLGLGVSGPQVSEGWYGVRFDKPLARTREYVEIIRKAMSRERLVHDGAHWTLPLPGGPGKPLKLTVHPVREHIPLYIASMGPKNLELTGEIADGWLGLFFSPEHAALSVDALAAGRAKAGRTLDGFDLCPTVNIAVGDDVRAAADTLRDYTALYLGGMGSKEKNFYSQLARRMGFEQAADEVQTHYLARDKAAAAAAVPHDFIDATALLGDTARIADRMQSYAAAGVTTLTLAPAGWTLDERIAALRTGVEALERAGLA; translated from the coding sequence ATGCGACTCGGGATCAACCTCGGCTACTGGGGACTCGGCCTGGACGCCGACAACATCGCGGTCGCCCAGGAGGCCGACCGCCTCGGCTACTCCGTCTGCTGGGCCGCCGAGGCGTACGGCTCGGACGCCGCGACCGTGCTGTCCTACGTCGCCGCGAAGACCGAGCGGATCGACGTCGGCTCGGCGATCTTCCAGATCCCGGCCCGCACCCCGGCGATGACCGCGATGACCGCCGCCACCCTGGACACCCTCTCCGGCGGCCGGTTCCGGCTCGGCCTCGGCGTCTCCGGCCCGCAGGTCTCCGAGGGCTGGTACGGCGTCAGGTTCGACAAGCCGCTGGCCCGCACCCGCGAGTACGTGGAGATCATCCGCAAGGCGATGTCCCGCGAGCGCCTGGTGCACGACGGCGCCCACTGGACGCTCCCGCTGCCCGGCGGCCCGGGCAAGCCGCTCAAGCTCACCGTCCATCCGGTCCGCGAGCACATCCCGCTCTACATCGCCTCGATGGGCCCGAAGAACCTCGAACTCACCGGCGAGATCGCCGACGGCTGGCTCGGCCTGTTCTTCTCCCCCGAGCACGCCGCCCTCTCCGTCGACGCCCTCGCCGCCGGCCGCGCCAAGGCCGGTCGCACCCTGGACGGCTTCGACCTCTGCCCCACCGTCAACATCGCCGTCGGCGACGACGTCCGCGCCGCCGCCGACACGCTGCGCGACTACACCGCCCTCTACCTCGGCGGCATGGGCAGCAAGGAGAAGAACTTCTACAGCCAACTCGCCCGCCGGATGGGCTTCGAGCAGGCCGCCGACGAGGTCCAGACCCACTACCTGGCCCGCGACAAGGCCGCCGCCGCGGCCGCCGTCCCGCACGACTTCATCGACGCCACCGCCCTCCTCGGCGACACCGCCCGCATCGCCGACCGCATGCAGTCCTACGCCGCCGCCGGCGTCACCACGCTCACCCTCGCCCCGGCCGGCTGGACCCTGGACGAGCGCATCGCCGCCCTGCGCACCGGCGTCGAGGCCCTGGAACGCGCCGGGCTGGCCTAG
- a CDS encoding cation:proton antiporter, protein MSAAQSISVTALSGLSLALAVGVGVTLLCRSFGQPAVVGEMAAGICLGPSLLGLFPGNLPAHLFPPEVRPYLSVVAQVGLLLFMFGIGWEFDTRFVRSRLASAGTIWATSLAVPLVLGFLLARTLEHPALSTGGRPVSDTGFALYFGLAMSITALPVLARIVEDQGLRGTRLGNLSLGLAAADDLLAWCMLAVVVALTNTGGIGGFLGVMGWSALYLAVLFGLVRPLLAAAATRMRSRHLPYAAPLIAAGVFLSAYTTAHIGIDAIFGAFMFGTAMPRPEQSLLQRAVHAPFESVSRLLMPVFFVVTGLSVDLTTLSLGGFAQAGLIMLVACVGKLGAVTLSARATGTGWRDATVIGALMNTRGVTELVLLSIGLNLGLLTVPLYSSMVLMALVTTALAAPVIKAVTRKSTPPAEAEPELLEAAAS, encoded by the coding sequence GTGTCCGCCGCCCAGTCGATCTCCGTCACCGCGCTCAGCGGTCTCTCGCTCGCCCTCGCCGTCGGCGTGGGCGTCACCCTGCTCTGCCGCAGCTTCGGCCAGCCCGCCGTGGTCGGCGAGATGGCCGCGGGCATCTGCCTCGGCCCCAGCCTGCTCGGCCTGTTCCCCGGGAACCTGCCCGCCCACCTCTTCCCGCCCGAGGTCCGCCCCTACCTGAGCGTGGTCGCCCAGGTCGGCCTGCTGCTCTTCATGTTCGGCATCGGCTGGGAGTTCGACACCCGCTTCGTCCGGAGCCGGCTCGCCTCCGCCGGGACGATCTGGGCGACCTCGCTGGCCGTCCCCCTGGTGCTCGGCTTCCTGCTGGCCCGCACCCTGGAGCACCCGGCCCTCAGCACCGGCGGCCGCCCCGTCTCCGACACCGGGTTCGCGCTCTACTTCGGCCTCGCGATGTCCATCACCGCCCTGCCCGTGCTGGCCCGCATCGTCGAGGACCAGGGCCTGCGCGGCACCCGCCTCGGCAACCTCTCGCTCGGCCTGGCCGCCGCCGACGACCTGCTCGCCTGGTGCATGCTCGCCGTCGTCGTCGCCCTCACCAACACCGGCGGCATCGGCGGCTTCCTCGGCGTGATGGGCTGGTCCGCGCTCTACCTCGCCGTCCTGTTCGGCCTGGTCCGCCCGCTGCTGGCCGCCGCCGCGACCCGGATGCGCTCCCGGCACCTCCCGTACGCCGCGCCGCTGATCGCCGCCGGCGTCTTCCTCTCCGCCTACACCACCGCGCACATCGGCATCGACGCGATCTTCGGCGCGTTCATGTTCGGCACCGCGATGCCCCGCCCCGAGCAGAGCCTGCTCCAGCGCGCCGTGCACGCCCCGTTCGAGTCGGTCAGCCGCCTGCTGATGCCGGTCTTCTTCGTGGTCACCGGCCTCTCCGTCGACCTCACCACCCTCTCCCTCGGCGGCTTCGCCCAGGCCGGCCTGATCATGCTGGTGGCCTGCGTCGGCAAGCTCGGCGCCGTCACGCTGTCCGCCCGGGCCACCGGCACGGGCTGGCGCGACGCCACCGTGATCGGCGCGCTGATGAACACCCGGGGCGTGACCGAACTCGTCCTGCTCAGCATCGGCCTGAACCTCGGGCTGCTCACCGTCCCGCTCTACTCCTCGATGGTGCTGATGGCCCTGGTCACCACCGCCCTCGCCGCCCCGGTCATCAAGGCCGTCACCCGGAAGTCCACCCCGCCCGCCGAGGCCGAACCCGAACTCCTGGAGGCCGCGGCAAGCTGA
- a CDS encoding RBBP9/YdeN family alpha/beta hydrolase — protein MNPPTHVFVAGIGNSGPDHWQSLWRDRTDGAVWVEHTSWDEPERDTWVAELDAALRAVPGPKVLVAHSLGCTLVAEWAAEHRDEEITAALLVAVPDVDGPAFPTQATGFDSARHGRLPFRSLVVSSQDDPYGSPEHATADAALFGAELVDVGHKGHINAESGLGDWPEGRALLDKLLGG, from the coding sequence ATGAACCCTCCCACCCACGTCTTCGTCGCCGGGATCGGCAACTCCGGCCCCGACCACTGGCAGTCGCTCTGGCGCGACCGGACCGACGGCGCCGTCTGGGTCGAGCACACCTCCTGGGACGAGCCCGAACGGGACACCTGGGTCGCGGAACTCGACGCCGCCCTGCGCGCCGTCCCGGGCCCCAAGGTCCTGGTCGCGCACAGCCTCGGCTGCACGCTGGTCGCCGAGTGGGCCGCCGAGCACCGGGACGAGGAGATCACCGCCGCGCTCCTGGTCGCCGTCCCCGACGTCGACGGCCCCGCGTTCCCCACCCAGGCCACCGGCTTCGACTCCGCCCGGCACGGCCGGCTGCCGTTCCGCTCGCTCGTGGTCAGCAGCCAGGACGACCCGTACGGCTCCCCGGAGCACGCCACCGCCGACGCCGCGCTCTTCGGCGCCGAGCTGGTCGACGTCGGCCACAAGGGCCACATCAACGCCGAGTCGGGCCTCGGCGACTGGCCCGAGGGCCGGGCCCTGCTCGACAAGCTGCTCGGCGGCTGA
- the cmlS gene encoding chloramphenicol-biosynthetic FADH2-dependent halogenase CmlS, whose amino-acid sequence MNRAKVAVIGAGPGGCVAALSLQKLGHEVEVFEKGRFPRYRVGESFLPGTLSILNRLGLQEKLDERDFVKKPSATFLWGQDQAPWTFSFATARTAPWIFDHAIQVKREEFDQLLLDEVRERGVAVHEGTAVAKVDVSAADRVTLTIREGEGTRTAEYDFVVDAGGAGSPLARQLGVRRYDEFYKNFAVWNYFQRKDPFEGGLKGTTYSITFEDGWVWVIPLKGDVLSVGVVVDRSKAAEVKELGPDAFYRKTLAKATRAVALLGDAEPIDETRIVHDWSYDSEHVSAGRYFLVGDAACFTDPLFSQGVHLATQSAVSAASAIDRITGDPEEAEAVHAWYNRSYRETYEQYHEFLASFYTFASYTEPESEFWRKRRITESDDERLSRKKWFERLVEGGAANPTGSVADFRDRAATMIAIGRHQRTELSSEFSDEELNPARVQWIGALTKQLNRITRLAWTGEEVLLKPYYKVEPHSFRLEQKQVLANEDGLDMIKFPVEEVHREIFQLVTKETVGYKSLIKQLNDTGKQEISSQIVIRLMEAGLLTGYDKNDERVVVQDRLRFDGVGVEYEV is encoded by the coding sequence ATGAACCGAGCGAAGGTCGCCGTCATCGGAGCAGGCCCCGGCGGCTGTGTGGCGGCCCTGAGCCTCCAGAAGCTGGGCCACGAGGTCGAGGTGTTCGAGAAGGGCCGGTTCCCGCGCTACCGGGTCGGCGAGTCCTTCCTGCCGGGCACCCTGTCGATCCTCAACCGGCTCGGCCTCCAGGAGAAGCTCGACGAGCGGGACTTCGTCAAGAAGCCCTCCGCGACCTTCCTGTGGGGCCAGGACCAGGCCCCCTGGACCTTCTCCTTCGCCACCGCCCGCACCGCCCCGTGGATCTTCGACCACGCCATCCAGGTCAAGCGCGAGGAGTTCGACCAGCTGCTGCTGGACGAGGTCCGCGAGCGCGGCGTCGCCGTCCACGAGGGCACCGCCGTCGCCAAGGTGGACGTCTCCGCCGCCGACCGGGTCACCCTGACGATCCGCGAGGGCGAGGGCACCCGCACCGCGGAGTACGACTTCGTGGTCGACGCGGGCGGCGCGGGCAGCCCGCTGGCCCGCCAGCTCGGCGTGCGCCGCTACGACGAGTTCTACAAGAACTTCGCGGTCTGGAACTACTTCCAGCGCAAGGACCCGTTCGAGGGCGGGCTCAAGGGCACCACCTACTCGATCACCTTCGAGGACGGCTGGGTCTGGGTCATCCCGCTCAAGGGCGACGTGCTGAGCGTCGGCGTCGTGGTCGACCGGTCCAAGGCCGCCGAGGTCAAGGAGCTCGGCCCGGACGCGTTCTACCGCAAGACGCTGGCCAAGGCCACCCGCGCGGTCGCGCTGCTCGGCGACGCCGAGCCGATCGACGAGACCCGGATCGTCCACGACTGGTCGTACGACTCCGAGCACGTCTCGGCCGGCCGCTACTTCCTGGTCGGCGACGCCGCCTGCTTCACCGACCCGCTGTTCTCCCAGGGCGTGCACCTGGCCACCCAGTCCGCGGTCAGCGCCGCCTCCGCGATCGACCGGATCACCGGCGACCCGGAGGAGGCCGAGGCCGTCCACGCCTGGTACAACCGCAGCTACCGCGAGACCTACGAGCAGTACCACGAGTTCCTGGCCTCGTTCTACACCTTCGCCTCCTACACCGAGCCGGAGTCCGAGTTCTGGCGCAAGCGCCGGATCACCGAGTCCGACGACGAGCGGCTCAGCCGCAAGAAGTGGTTCGAGCGCCTGGTCGAGGGCGGCGCCGCCAACCCCACCGGGTCGGTGGCCGACTTCCGCGACCGCGCCGCCACGATGATCGCCATCGGCCGGCACCAGCGCACCGAGCTCAGCTCGGAGTTCTCCGACGAGGAGCTGAACCCGGCCCGGGTGCAGTGGATCGGCGCGCTCACCAAGCAGCTCAACCGGATCACCCGGCTCGCCTGGACCGGCGAGGAGGTGCTGCTCAAGCCCTACTACAAGGTCGAGCCGCACTCCTTCCGGCTGGAGCAGAAGCAGGTCCTCGCCAACGAGGACGGCCTCGACATGATCAAGTTCCCGGTGGAGGAGGTGCACCGGGAGATCTTCCAGCTGGTGACCAAGGAGACCGTCGGCTACAAGAGCCTGATCAAGCAGCTCAACGACACCGGCAAGCAGGAGATCAGCTCGCAGATCGTGATCCGGCTGATGGAGGCCGGCCTGCTGACCGGCTACGACAAGAACGACGAGCGGGTCGTCGTCCAGGACCGCCTGCGCTTCGACGGCGTCGGCGTCGAGTACGAGGTCTGA
- a CDS encoding DapH/DapD/GlmU-related protein: protein MSGLLAIGAGKFAVELARYARDAGLGPVERYLDLAGEEAHAPAGLRVPFDGYRPEPGTRVLLATADPVRRRELIDCFVDAHALVAENLVHPTSVVDPAALTGPGTVVGPFCHVGAGAVVGAHTVVHNHASIGNHSTIGANNFLAPNFHCGNSVTVGDDNFFGLSCTVAPGVAVGSASRFQAGLVLFEDAPSRHTYLAANRVKALPLP from the coding sequence GTGAGCGGCCTGCTGGCGATCGGTGCCGGGAAGTTCGCCGTCGAGCTGGCCCGGTACGCGCGGGACGCGGGCCTCGGGCCGGTCGAGCGGTACCTCGACCTGGCGGGCGAGGAGGCGCACGCCCCCGCCGGGCTGCGCGTCCCGTTCGACGGGTACCGGCCGGAGCCCGGCACCCGGGTGTTGCTGGCCACCGCCGATCCGGTGCGGCGGCGCGAGCTGATCGACTGCTTCGTGGACGCGCACGCCCTGGTCGCCGAGAACCTCGTGCACCCGACCTCGGTGGTCGACCCGGCGGCGCTGACCGGGCCCGGCACGGTGGTGGGCCCGTTCTGCCACGTCGGCGCGGGCGCCGTGGTCGGCGCGCACACGGTCGTCCACAACCACGCCAGCATCGGCAACCACTCGACCATCGGCGCCAATAACTTCCTCGCGCCCAACTTCCACTGCGGCAACAGCGTCACCGTCGGCGACGACAACTTCTTCGGCCTGAGCTGCACGGTCGCCCCCGGGGTGGCCGTCGGCAGCGCGAGCCGGTTCCAGGCCGGCCTGGTGCTGTTCGAGGACGCGCCGAGCCGGCACACCTACCTCGCGGCGAACCGCGTCAAGGCGCTCCCGCTGCCCTGA
- a CDS encoding long-chain fatty acid--CoA ligase, with protein MTYETAEPHDPHDLPAGPDGPGRSELLDRLDELGDRTAVVHGDERYGYAELADEVRLRLKELDAAGVRPHQAVILNGDFSFRSIAALLALHLHRAVAVPVVTLTEATLATVTESCSPRHLLRVGADGVTVEPVAGVPDAPAAGYAGLVERGASGLVLLSSGSTGAPKAILHDLDALVLEKLGKRPRTAGRPAPILMFLLFDHIGGINSLLGVLRLGGTAILPRQRTPEEICALIQEHRIRLLPTSPTFLNLILIAGFHEKYDLSSLRMISYGTEPMPEELLARVGAAFPAARLLQTFGTSETGISTTTSESSRSTFFRIEDPGVEHRIVDGELQLRSSTQFLGYLNYPSDSLTEDGWFRTGDLVEENADGYLKIKGRAKEVINVGGEKVLPLELESLLLASPMVADCTVYGRPNAITGQSVCVDVTPVGTPTRAELRKHVVAFLTGRVDPFKIPTKVNLVEAVTVSERFKKKRILP; from the coding sequence GTGACGTACGAAACAGCCGAACCCCACGACCCGCACGACCTCCCGGCCGGCCCCGACGGTCCCGGCCGGTCCGAACTCCTCGACCGGCTGGACGAGTTGGGCGACCGCACCGCCGTCGTGCACGGCGACGAGCGGTACGGCTACGCCGAACTCGCCGACGAGGTGCGGCTGCGGCTCAAGGAGCTGGACGCCGCCGGGGTGCGGCCGCACCAGGCCGTGATCCTGAACGGCGACTTCTCGTTCCGCTCGATCGCCGCGCTGCTCGCGCTGCACCTGCACCGCGCCGTCGCCGTCCCGGTGGTCACCCTGACCGAGGCGACCCTGGCCACCGTCACCGAGTCCTGCTCCCCGCGCCACCTGCTGCGGGTCGGCGCGGACGGCGTCACGGTCGAGCCGGTGGCCGGCGTGCCCGACGCCCCGGCCGCGGGCTACGCCGGCCTGGTGGAGCGCGGCGCGTCCGGCCTGGTGCTGCTCAGCAGCGGCAGCACCGGGGCGCCGAAGGCGATCCTGCACGACCTGGACGCGCTGGTGCTGGAGAAGCTCGGCAAGCGGCCCCGGACGGCCGGCCGGCCCGCCCCGATCCTGATGTTCCTGCTGTTCGACCACATCGGCGGCATCAACTCGCTGCTCGGCGTGCTGCGCCTGGGCGGCACCGCGATCCTGCCCCGGCAGCGCACGCCGGAGGAGATCTGCGCGCTGATCCAGGAGCACCGCATCCGGCTGCTGCCGACCAGCCCGACCTTCCTCAACCTGATCCTGATCGCCGGCTTCCACGAGAAGTACGACCTGAGCAGCCTGCGGATGATCAGCTACGGCACCGAGCCGATGCCGGAGGAGCTGCTGGCCCGGGTCGGCGCGGCCTTCCCGGCGGCCCGGCTGCTGCAGACCTTCGGCACCAGCGAGACCGGCATCTCCACCACCACCAGCGAGTCCTCCCGCAGCACCTTCTTCCGGATCGAGGACCCGGGCGTCGAGCACCGGATCGTCGACGGGGAGCTCCAACTGCGCAGCAGCACGCAGTTCCTGGGCTACCTCAACTACCCGAGCGACTCGCTCACCGAGGACGGCTGGTTCCGCACCGGCGACCTGGTGGAGGAGAACGCGGACGGCTACCTGAAGATCAAGGGCCGCGCCAAGGAGGTGATCAACGTCGGCGGCGAGAAGGTCCTCCCGCTGGAGCTGGAGTCGCTGCTGCTGGCCAGCCCGATGGTCGCCGACTGCACGGTGTACGGCCGCCCCAACGCGATCACCGGCCAGTCGGTCTGCGTGGACGTCACGCCGGTGGGCACGCCCACCCGGGCCGAACTGCGCAAGCACGTGGTCGCGTTCCTCACCGGCAGGGTCGACCCGTTCAAGATCCCGACCAAGGTCAACCTGGTCGAGGCCGTCACCGTCTCCGAGCGGTTCAAGAAGAAGCGGATCCTGCCGTGA
- a CDS encoding SDR family NAD(P)-dependent oxidoreductase, which translates to MIILITGTRTGIGKALARHFLDLGHRVVGCSRRPSTIEHPEYTHHEADLTDPRQVKALFRSLRASHGSLDAVVNNAGVATMNHFMLTPDETARHLFDVNFFAVLSCSREAVKLLRRSTEPSPAILNVSTVAVPWALEGQLLYSASKAAVEQLTRVMSKELAEFGIRVNGLGLPPVRTALTRTVPAEKIDALVQRQAIKRMCDTDDVVGPVEFLLSPQSRFVTGETLFLGGVH; encoded by the coding sequence ATGATCATCCTGATCACGGGCACCCGCACCGGCATCGGCAAGGCCCTCGCCCGGCACTTCCTCGACCTCGGCCACCGGGTCGTCGGGTGCAGCCGCCGGCCGTCGACCATCGAGCACCCGGAGTACACCCACCACGAGGCGGACCTCACCGACCCCCGGCAGGTCAAGGCGCTGTTCCGCTCGCTGCGGGCCAGCCACGGCTCGCTCGACGCGGTGGTCAACAACGCGGGGGTGGCGACCATGAACCACTTCATGCTCACCCCCGACGAGACCGCCCGGCACCTGTTCGACGTCAACTTCTTCGCCGTCCTCAGCTGCTCCCGGGAGGCCGTCAAACTCCTCCGCCGGAGCACCGAGCCGTCCCCCGCGATCCTCAACGTCTCCACGGTCGCCGTGCCGTGGGCGCTGGAGGGCCAACTGCTCTACTCCGCCAGCAAGGCGGCCGTCGAGCAGCTCACCCGGGTGATGAGCAAGGAGCTGGCCGAGTTCGGCATCCGGGTCAACGGACTCGGGCTGCCGCCGGTGCGCACCGCCCTGACCCGGACGGTGCCGGCCGAGAAGATCGACGCCCTGGTCCAGCGCCAGGCCATCAAGCGGATGTGCGACACCGACGACGTCGTCGGACCCGTCGAGTTCCTCCTCTCACCGCAGTCCCGGTTCGTCACCGGCGAGACACTATTCCTTGGCGGAGTGCACTGA
- a CDS encoding MFS transporter yields MTGVLRRLLSTYTLPSRGGRIIASGVVVYASSSGLYLAGGTVYFLKGAGLSAAQIGTGLTIAGLVGFLTTVPVSLLANRWGPLRLLRVLQVWRATWFAALAFTHDVYTFTLFASLFAISQGPVFPMVQLLVNGVAGEADRTRTLGVISSVINVGMSAGALAAAPFLAVGGTGMLRAVLLIGAVLCLSAAGVFGLLRTEPAAATVEKALAEKAPARWHAGLLVVGRDRRYLGLTAANGVMFLHTVLLGIGLPLWIVQSTNAPVGMLSALFAVNTGLAIVLQVPFAKNVKSTRDGTRALRNAGLALAAFSLLLIATMHTDRWLTIGLLVAATAVLTCGELLQGAGGWELSYRHAPEERRTEYLSVFNLGTSAAGIVGPALLGLLLARETAGLLVLAVLFLGTAAAVSVLGGRLARAELPPQDATAAEPAAGPADGPADEPASEPAAQH; encoded by the coding sequence GTGACCGGCGTCCTGCGCAGGCTGCTGAGCACCTACACGCTGCCCAGCCGGGGCGGCCGGATCATCGCCTCCGGCGTGGTCGTGTACGCCAGCAGCAGCGGCCTCTACCTGGCCGGCGGCACCGTCTACTTCCTCAAGGGCGCCGGCCTGAGCGCCGCCCAGATCGGCACCGGGCTGACCATCGCCGGACTGGTGGGCTTCCTGACCACCGTGCCGGTCAGCCTGCTGGCCAACCGCTGGGGGCCGCTGCGGCTGCTGCGCGTCCTCCAGGTGTGGCGGGCGACCTGGTTCGCGGCGCTGGCCTTCACCCACGACGTGTACACCTTCACCCTGTTCGCCTCGCTGTTCGCGATCTCGCAGGGCCCGGTCTTCCCGATGGTGCAGCTGCTGGTGAACGGCGTCGCCGGAGAGGCCGACCGGACCCGCACCCTGGGCGTGATCAGCTCCGTCATCAACGTCGGCATGTCGGCGGGCGCGCTGGCCGCCGCGCCGTTCCTGGCCGTCGGCGGCACCGGGATGCTGCGCGCCGTCCTGCTGATCGGCGCCGTGCTGTGCCTGTCCGCGGCGGGCGTGTTCGGCCTGCTCCGGACCGAACCCGCCGCCGCCACCGTCGAGAAGGCGCTCGCCGAGAAGGCCCCGGCCCGCTGGCACGCCGGGCTGCTCGTGGTCGGCCGGGACCGCCGCTACCTGGGCCTGACGGCCGCCAACGGGGTGATGTTCCTGCACACCGTGCTGCTGGGCATCGGCCTGCCGCTGTGGATCGTGCAGTCCACCAACGCCCCGGTCGGCATGCTGAGCGCGCTGTTCGCGGTCAACACCGGCCTGGCGATCGTCCTGCAGGTGCCGTTCGCCAAGAACGTCAAGAGCACTCGGGACGGCACCCGCGCGCTGCGCAACGCCGGGCTGGCGCTGGCCGCCTTCAGTCTGCTGCTGATCGCCACCATGCACACCGACCGCTGGCTGACCATCGGCCTGCTGGTGGCCGCGACCGCCGTCCTCACCTGCGGCGAGCTGCTCCAGGGCGCCGGCGGCTGGGAGCTGTCGTACCGGCACGCGCCCGAGGAGCGGCGCACCGAGTACCTGTCGGTGTTCAACCTGGGCACCTCGGCCGCGGGCATCGTCGGCCCCGCCCTGCTCGGCCTGCTGCTCGCCCGGGAGACCGCCGGGCTGCTCGTCCTCGCCGTGCTGTTCCTGGGCACCGCCGCCGCGGTGAGCGTGCTCGGCGGCCGGCTCGCCCGGGCCGAACTCCCGCCGCAGGACGCGACTGCGGCCGAGCCCGCGGCCGGGCCCGCGGACGGCCCCGCGGACGAACCGGCGTCCGAGCCCGCCGCCCAGCACTGA